The Tistrella bauzanensis region CATGTCCCCCTCTCAGGAACACTCATACAGACTCCACTTCGCCACCGGTCGCCAGGGCTATTCTTCAAATGCGATTCCCCTGGCGGGGCCCGGCAGAAGCGCGTGACGAATTTGGGATTCGGCCCGCTCCGGGCCACCGCGCCTGCCAATGTCGCTTTTGCCTTGGCGCATTTACCTTGGCACATTTCGCGCTGGACGATGATAATACCCAACCTGCCTGTCGTGACAGGTGGGGTGACTCGCGTCAGGACGGGTGTCCCCCCTTGTTCCAGAGGACTATCAGTGCTCGGTATCAAGCTCAGTGAAATCGCGACATTCCTGGCGGTGGCCGAGGCCGGATCGATCAATGGCGCGGCGCGGCGCCTCAACCTGACGCAGCCCGCGGTCACCCGTCAGGTCCAGCGGCTGGAAGCCGAACTTGGCCTGGTCCTGCTCGATCGCCGCAGCAAGCCACCGGTGCTGACCGCCGCCGGGCGCGACGCCATCGAACAATGCCGCCGGATTCTGGACGCCGTCGACGACCTGAAAGCACTGGGGTCGGGCGATAGCGGCACCGCTGGCCGGCTGCGCCTGGGCTTCGCCCATGGTGTGGTCGATCTGGCCGTCACCCGGCCGATCGACGACCTGCGGACGGCCTTTCCGATGGTGGCGCTGCAGATCGGCAGCGGCTGGACGGGCGAGTTGATCGATCAGGTTCGCGATGGTGCCTTGGACGCCGCCGTGGTGCTGATCGACCAGGACGACCAGCCGCCACAGGATCTCCAGGCGGTGCGGGTGGGGACCGAGCCGGTGTGGATCGTCGCCGCCGCCCATGCGACACCAGCGGGGCTGATCCTGAACGACACGGGCGGCGATGCCGCCCATCCGCTGCCGGTCGAGGCGCTGATGAAGGCAAGCTGGGTGCTTAACCCGGAAGGGTGCGGCTATCACATGGTCATCCAGCGCCATCTGGAGCGGATGGGTGGCCGGTTGAAGGTCGCCGCCGAGGTGCTGGGCCCCGACATCCAACTGTCGTTGATCGCACGCGGCGTGGGGCTGGGGCTGGTACCCGGCCGGCGCGTGGCACAAAGCGCAGCGGCAAGCGACCTGCGTCAGTTGAATGTCGAGGGCCTGAACCTGTCGCTGGCGGTGTGGGTCTTGCGATCATCCCTGTCCAGCCGGCTCAGTCCGGCCATCGATCATCTGGCGGCTTCCCTCGCCATCCTCTGGTCGGAACCGGCTGGCAATGCCGGCGCGGACACTGTGGCCGACGCCGATGCCTGACCAGCCGATGCCTGGCCAACCGCGCGGGCGATCGCCGACCCCAACGCCCGGGCGATACAGGCATAACCGATGGTGTTCAGGTGGAACCGGTCGGTGAACAACAGGTCGGGCGACGGATTGGCACGATCATTCTCCCATGCGGTCATCAGATCGAAGCGGGAATAGAGCGGCGTCGCCGTTTCCGTGGCCAGCCGCCGCATCAGGGCCACATAGGCCGCATAGGTCTCGGGGTCGCGGGCGCCGGGATAAACCTGAAGATCCATCAGCAGCGCATCGGCGCCATGGGTGCGGATGCGCGCCAGCCCGTCACGCACCTCGCCTGCGAACCTGACACGATCGACGGCACGCAGCGCGTCATTCGTGCCGGCCTGCCAGATCACCAGATCGGGCCGGTT contains the following coding sequences:
- a CDS encoding LysR family transcriptional regulator, coding for MLGIKLSEIATFLAVAEAGSINGAARRLNLTQPAVTRQVQRLEAELGLVLLDRRSKPPVLTAAGRDAIEQCRRILDAVDDLKALGSGDSGTAGRLRLGFAHGVVDLAVTRPIDDLRTAFPMVALQIGSGWTGELIDQVRDGALDAAVVLIDQDDQPPQDLQAVRVGTEPVWIVAAAHATPAGLILNDTGGDAAHPLPVEALMKASWVLNPEGCGYHMVIQRHLERMGGRLKVAAEVLGPDIQLSLIARGVGLGLVPGRRVAQSAAASDLRQLNVEGLNLSLAVWVLRSSLSSRLSPAIDHLAASLAILWSEPAGNAGADTVADADA
- a CDS encoding SGNH/GDSL hydrolase family protein, which codes for MVQCYRHVAAAMLVLGMAAVPSVTGAAAPTAEPSDVREPERQEDARQFGNRLDGQIAGVCPVPGDGPPIGGPGDRAPLPHTRQRLAEGGPLVILAIGSSSTQGYGAPRPEASYPFRLERDLARRYPDSRIQVINAGVGGEIAADQLARLDKLLADNRPDLVIWQAGTNDALRAVDRVRFAGEVRDGLARIRTHGADALLMDLQVYPGARDPETYAAYVALMRRLATETATPLYSRFDLMTAWENDRANPSPDLLFTDRFHLNTIGYACIARALGSAIARAVGQASAGQASASATVSAPALPAGSDQRMAREAAR